A genome region from Patescibacteria group bacterium includes the following:
- a CDS encoding anaerobic ribonucleoside-triphosphate reductase activating protein produces MKIAGIQKLTLVDFPGHVAATLFTQGCSFRCGFCHNPELVLPEKFEGLLLEGEVFEFLEARYGKLTGICLTGGEPLLQPDAGKFISHMKALGFDVKLDTNGSFPDRLEQIIKDGDVDYIAMDIKNSLNKYVQTISSQKSKVKSQKNCHSGLDPESRLLIKSIQRSIQLIISSGIDYEFRTTVCHPYHEVADFEDIGKLIQGAKRYFIQNYQDSKRINESIEYSAFTDKELNEANKIMKKYVKESEVR; encoded by the coding sequence ATGAAAATTGCCGGCATTCAAAAATTAACCCTTGTCGATTTTCCTGGACATGTAGCAGCCACATTGTTCACCCAAGGTTGCTCATTCCGTTGCGGGTTTTGCCACAATCCTGAGTTAGTTTTGCCAGAGAAGTTCGAGGGCCTACTCCTGGAGGGGGAGGTCTTCGAATTTCTCGAGGCTAGATACGGTAAATTGACTGGAATCTGTCTGACCGGTGGGGAACCGCTGCTTCAGCCAGACGCTGGTAAATTTATCTCGCATATGAAGGCCCTTGGTTTCGACGTTAAACTCGACACTAATGGCTCTTTTCCTGATCGTCTTGAACAAATTATCAAAGATGGCGATGTTGATTACATAGCTATGGATATCAAAAATAGTTTGAATAAATATGTTCAAACTATTTCGAGTCAAAAGTCAAAAGTCAAAAGTCAAAAGAATTGTCATTCCGGACTTGATCCGGAATCCAGATTATTAATTAAAAGTATTCAACGCTCTATTCAATTGATCATTAGCAGCGGCATCGATTATGAATTTCGTACTACTGTTTGTCATCCGTATCACGAAGTCGCTGATTTCGAAGATATCGGCAAATTGATTCAAGGCGCCAAACGCTATTTTATTCAAAATTATCAAGACTCCAAGCGCATAAACGAATCAATCGAATATTCTGCCTTCACCGACAAAGAGCTCAATGAAGCAAACAAGATTATGAAGAAATATGTTAAAGAATCGGAGGTCAGATGA
- a CDS encoding HD domain-containing protein — protein sequence MKISDPIYGEFEITEPVILDLLESPAMLRIKNVSQYGIPDEYYELINFSRFEHSLGVMLLLRKLKAPIEEQIAGLLHDVSHFAFSHIADWVFAGGGTLGNVEDFHDRGHEVFIEKTELPALLKRHGFDVDKITDENNFPLLNNEIPDVCADRFDYAIQEIYRFLEPSSTLECVASLRNHNNSIVFADQKSALKFAKLFLRLQQEHWGHSNTTARYRYFSNALKRALGLGIIAKEDFYLTDDHMMSKILKANDPEIDRTLDLLRDKKFYQNLKKTGQVIHKKFRYVDPLFLSGDSTLRLSEVDSEFKKIIEDARKENSKGIEI from the coding sequence ATGAAAATATCAGATCCAATCTACGGTGAATTTGAAATCACTGAGCCAGTTATCCTGGATCTTTTGGAGTCTCCCGCGATGTTGCGCATCAAGAACGTGAGCCAATACGGCATCCCTGACGAATATTATGAGCTGATCAATTTCAGCCGTTTCGAACATTCTCTCGGTGTCATGCTGCTCTTGCGAAAGTTAAAGGCTCCGATCGAAGAGCAGATCGCTGGTTTGCTTCACGATGTTTCGCATTTTGCCTTTTCTCACATCGCCGACTGGGTTTTTGCTGGCGGCGGCACTCTTGGCAACGTCGAAGATTTCCATGACCGAGGCCATGAAGTATTTATCGAGAAGACCGAGCTTCCGGCACTTTTGAAGCGCCATGGCTTTGATGTCGACAAAATCACAGACGAGAATAATTTCCCGCTTCTGAACAACGAGATTCCAGATGTCTGCGCTGACCGCTTCGATTATGCTATTCAGGAGATTTACCGTTTTCTGGAGCCGAGCTCAACTCTTGAATGTGTCGCTAGTTTGAGGAATCACAATAATTCCATAGTTTTTGCGGACCAGAAAAGCGCGCTTAAATTCGCCAAATTATTCCTAAGATTACAACAGGAGCATTGGGGACACTCAAATACGACCGCGCGATACCGTTATTTTTCAAACGCGCTCAAGCGTGCGCTCGGATTGGGGATTATCGCGAAAGAAGATTTTTATCTGACTGACGATCATATGATGTCCAAGATTCTGAAGGCAAATGACCCAGAAATCGACAGAACACTAGATCTGCTCCGAGACAAGAAATTCTACCAAAATCTAAAAAAAACAGGTCAAGTAATCCACAAGAAATTTCGCTATGTTGACCCGCTATTCTTGTCTGGAGACAGCACTCTGCGTTTGTCCGAAGTCGATTCTGAATTCAAGAAAATTATCGAAGACGCGAGAAAAGAGAACTCCAAAGGAATCGAAATTTAA
- a CDS encoding RNA-binding protein: MDITEDKRDFVPNEPSQKLFIGGLAWAATDEDLKAAFAPFGEVVAASVVRYPDTGRSKGFGFVEYGTVEEAVVAQKEMDGKEIMGRSVKVDFAKPKTDRPDRDRE, encoded by the coding sequence ATGGATATCACAGAAGACAAAAGGGATTTCGTCCCTAATGAACCAAGCCAAAAACTTTTCATCGGCGGATTAGCTTGGGCCGCGACTGATGAGGATCTTAAAGCAGCTTTTGCCCCTTTCGGCGAAGTTGTTGCAGCCTCAGTTGTTCGCTACCCAGACACCGGCAGATCTAAAGGGTTCGGGTTCGTAGAGTACGGTACAGTCGAAGAGGCTGTAGTTGCTCAAAAAGAGATGGATGGTAAGGAAATCATGGGTCGCTCAGTCAAAGTTGACTTTGCCAAACCTAAGACAGACAGACCAGACCGAGACAGAGAGTAA
- a CDS encoding HIT family protein, producing MNTCEFCEMMKNRPEEFVLESDNFTVHKSNFPVSPGHSEILPKNHIESFFDLSDGEVIELYNLIKEAKSQLDEKFKPDAYNIGVNDGRAAGRTIDHLHIHLIPRYEGDTPNPRGGIRNIFPDKADYTK from the coding sequence ATGAACACATGCGAATTTTGCGAAATGATGAAGAATCGCCCAGAAGAGTTCGTCCTCGAGAGCGATAATTTCACAGTACATAAGTCGAACTTTCCAGTTAGCCCTGGCCACTCTGAGATATTGCCCAAGAATCATATTGAATCATTTTTCGATCTTTCTGATGGAGAAGTCATAGAGCTTTATAATTTGATCAAAGAAGCAAAATCTCAACTGGATGAAAAATTCAAACCAGATGCATATAATATCGGTGTCAACGACGGGCGAGCGGCCGGACGAACTATCGATCATTTGCATATTCATCTAATCCCAAGATACGAAGGCGACACTCCAAACCCTCGTGGCGGAATCCGCAATATCTTCCCCGACAAGGCAGACTATACGAAATAA
- a CDS encoding metal-dependent hydrolase, with product MTYKTHLSTGMLFSAIVFLLIYDINLSPVLVLTLVLATWLGSSTPDLDTPTGGLWQKVPAGSFLGKIIHPVFLGGHRHLSHSLIGMGIFVWLFWMLLMWLGLYSPMPDMHTLLFAFILGYSSHLFADLFTEAGVPLLFPIDYHFGIPPDPFGKVRIKTGKWFENLIVYPVVNIALLLVILCYFKVI from the coding sequence ATGACATATAAGACTCACTTATCAACAGGCATGCTTTTCTCCGCCATCGTCTTTTTGTTGATCTACGACATTAATCTCTCGCCGGTATTAGTACTGACGCTTGTTTTGGCGACTTGGCTTGGCTCATCCACTCCAGACTTGGACACGCCGACTGGAGGATTGTGGCAGAAGGTTCCGGCAGGATCATTTCTCGGCAAAATCATCCACCCCGTATTCCTCGGCGGACACCGTCATCTCTCGCACTCTCTGATTGGCATGGGCATTTTCGTCTGGCTTTTCTGGATGCTTCTAATGTGGCTTGGCCTGTATTCTCCTATGCCTGACATGCACACTTTGCTCTTTGCATTTATTCTCGGTTATTCCTCTCATCTTTTCGCCGATCTTTTCACCGAGGCGGGTGTACCACTGCTTTTTCCAATCGATTACCATTTTGGTATCCCACCCGATCCATTTGGCAAAGTCAGGATCAAAACAGGGAAGTGGTTCGAGAATTTAATCGTATATCCGGTCGTCAATATTGCTCTCCTCCTCGTGATTCTGTGTTATTTCAAAGTCATTTAG